GATGCATTACAAGCTTAAAAATCTGTCCTAGCAAGAAGTAAACTTGTTTGCTTATTGCAGATAGCTAAAAAGTGAGAAAAACAAAATCATATGAACGATTATAAGCCAAGGTGTCAGAAATCAGAACGAGTTGTTATAATCAATTTTAGCCAACTTCGTTACCCACTTCCTTTTGTTTTTCCTCCATTACACGGTACTGAGTACCCAATAATACAAGAAACCCAGAATGAAATTGCCCATACAAATTGGAATCAAGCTCAAAGTAAGCATCAGCTAAGCAAATTTAATTTCTAAGAACCcattaaaaagaaaatggaaaatcaTACATACCCCCAGATGCTAAAAGTTTCGTTCAAGCCTTTTCTCTTTCCATTTCAGCGTTTAATCTCTTTCGCTCCTCTTTCCACACTGCCATCTTTCCTCTTCTTTGTATGGGAAAAAATTGAGAACATAAAGGACAAATTTGGCATTAAGTTATAAGGATGGCTCTTTTATCTAAAAACGGCACCGTTTGATCCAGATCACTGCATTTTAACATGTCCTTTGTGCAGATAAACGGCGCTAATTTCAGAGTTCACTTTCAGGCGGTGTCTCCAAAAATGTTGTTGAAGGCTCTCCTTCTACCCTCTCAAAATACCCTTACAAGGTGACCAAAACTTCTGTTCTTTTTCCTTGAAAATCTCTTCTccttctctttcttcttctttatcGAATTGTTGGCTACAGTTGTCCAGTGGGCGAAACTGGAGCAAATTCTATATGGGCACCACCCAAATTCTCAACATCGCGTGGAGGTCTCTGCAAAACCAAGCATTCATCCAAAAGTTTGTGCTTGAGAACGGGAAATGGCGCAATTACAAAGAAAGCACATGGGATTGGAGAGGAAGATGGCGTGATCATTGTCGACCACGGTTCGCGTCGTAAGGAATCAAATCTCATGCTAAGTAAGCTATTAAAGTTTTTAAGTTGTCTGGATTTTGGATTTTATGCCTTCGCTTTGAAGTTGGTGGGTAAGACGTGAGCTCTTGTTTTCAGACGAGTTTGTTGCCATGTTTAGAGAGAAAACTGGGTACCCAATTGTAGAGCCTGCTCATATGGTAAATTTTTCTCCCTTTTATCTAAAGGGGCGATGATATTACTTAAATGCGCCGTTAATACTGTGCGTCATTAAGATTTCATCATTGTCTCTATTACTTTGCCCTTCTTACTTGAACCTCTCTGTTTTTCCTATGTGTTTCTGCTTTCTGGCATTTATGTCTAATGTCTACTTCATTCTCTCTGCTGGGATTTAGCTTGCTCtggctttattattattattattattattattattattattattattattattattattttccttttATACGTCGAGTAGAAATAGCTGCTTCAAAAGCTTTTTGGGCCTATTACCTTCTGTTTGTTCCAGCAAATCCAAATATCCAATTGGGACTGAAGGTAGTTTGTGATTTCTATTGGCATGACGAAGAGAAATGGAGAATTTGTTGAGGATATTTATGTATGCCAATATACAATGTTAGCagaaaataatataaacataaaacaTCCATGTCTAGAAGCTGCTGTTGACGCAGCAATTTGCTATCAATAAGTACATCTGTGTGTATGGTAATTTACAAATAATGTAGAGGATTTTAGAGAATCATGGAGTCTTTATTAGGACAATACGTTTTCATGTTTAAGTGTTGGAACTCTCCTGTTGTGTGTATTGTAGCCCAACAGTGAAATGCTGTGTCTGATATGCCTCCCTATGTAGGTATGTGTGAGAGgaaaattaagtcatttggtgCTCTGTTGCAGATATGATATGTTATGTTATGTTATGTTTAGGAGTTGTCTATTTGTCGGTGTGTGAATGCTTATATTCATTTTGTAGACTGAGGAGTGGGGTTGTTTTAGTTCATGAATCAAATTATTCAGTGGCAGATTTTTTTGACTGATATTTGTCATGGGCAGATTTCTGGGCTTGCTGGCATATCTTCCCATTAGATTATTACCATTGTGGTCCTTAATAATATACATGCACAGAGCTAATTATATATTCTTTTGATGGATTTTACTAGAATTGTTGCAAGATTTATTTTAGCATGTTCATAGACTTGCTGAAAGGCAAGAAGATAAAAGAAATTACACTtttgtattttattaattttaatgcaTTTCCTTGGAATATCTGGTTTTTAAGGGAAACACAAAGCTGTATAACTTTTGTTGAACCTATTTACATTTGCAGAACTAAAGATACGTTTATTATATTTCTTCTTTTCAACTTTTAACATAATCAGGAGCTGGCAGAGCCCTCAATAAGAGATGCATTTGGTTTATGTGTTCATCAAGGGGCAAACCGGGTGATTGTAAGTCCATTCTTTCTCTTTCCTGGACGTCATTGGCACCAGGTAACTCATTGTAATTTTCTCTGATAACTGGACTACCAACTTAATCTGTCCCCTTAGAGCTTTACTTTAGTGCCTAAGACAGATtcattcacatgttatttgaaagGATATTCCTTCCTTAACTGCTGAAGCTGCTAAGGAGCACCCTGGTGTGTCTTATATCATAACTGCACCTCTTGGCCTGCATGAGCTACTCGTGGTATGTAATTCTCAACTTTCCTTTTTCTTGGCTGGGATAAATTCTGTTGAAAAGAAAGCTTTGCCATATTTTGAAATTGTATTcagttttaaaattttcttatgtTGTCTGATATTGCGTGATTTCAGCAGTTAATTATATATGAATATGGAAGCATTGAAAAGTGTCCTTAATTACTGCTAATGGATCCAATATGATAGATTATTCTTCTGCAACAAGATTTGCTTTTTCCACTATTGTAAATGCATTTTTTCTAAACCCTAAGATGATCAGAATGGGGCACTATTATTTCAGACTGTATATTGTCTAATGGAAATAGGTGGTCTATTAAGTGGGTTAGGAGAAATGCAAACAAAGTAGCTCATGTTCTTGCAAAGGCTGCTTGTTGTCATGCTTCTTCTACTGTTTGGGAAGAGCCACCTTGCTCTCTCTCTTTTGTTAGCTGATTCAGTTTGATTGTTGAAGTTATTTTTacttcaaaaaggaaaaaaagatgaTTCTTCCTGTTATGGGTAATTGTATTTATTATGCCTATCTCCCTTTCTGCTCATGTACATATAGTTAATTTAAACAGATGCCTCGTGTTCTAAATTTTGGTGGTTTATATTGCAGGATGTTGTGAATGATAGGATCAAACACTGCTTAAACCAAGTAGCGGGAGATGCAGATGAATGTGCAGCATGTGCTGGAACAGGCAAATGCAAGCTCTATTAGTCTGTGCAATTGCAAATTGAAGTTACATTTGACTGGCATACTATTGCTGTTCTCAGTGGGAAAATTGAACATATACTTGAGAACAGATGTGATCATATAGAGGAAATCAAGTAAATTGATGTTTCCACTGAGCATTATATGCAGCTATACTGCTGGTGCCTAAGTAGGACCCAGAATTTCTTTTACGAATCTGTAGTTCCTGGGCATTTTCTGTACTGTAATTAAAAAGAtatatttacaagttcaattgttTTCTGTAACTGTGTATTGCCTATCCTTGTGATCTATGTTACGCTTGTGTTCTAACATTAGATCTTGACCCTTTTGTGGTATGCATAATTCACATCCTATTCCACATTTCTGAACCAAATTTTTTCACCAAGTTCCAAATAGTTGAGAATTTCTCCATCTTGATTTTCATGGTAGCAGTGACTCGAGCCTCGGCTTGAGCAGGGGTCTCTTCTTCAACAGTTGCTTGTACTGCAATTAGAACAATGCTTATCAAGCTCGAGTCAGCTAAGAATAAAGTGTTTATGAGTTGACCAATAGATGCAGCAACTTGCGGCAACTTatttagcttgagaatgcaatgCAAGGACTCACCATTACTTCGGAAATTACGAGTCTGTCGTTTCAGCTGCTTGTTGAATGACTTTGCTGCTGCAAAAACATTACTAGGCCTTTCCCAACCTTGTCCAAATACACCATATCCTTCCTTAAGTTTAGGTTGAATCAAGAACTCGAGCACTGCCAACTCCTCTTTGTCAACCCAATGAATGCAGTTCACAGGGCATGAATCAACCGAAACCTGTAAGCTTCCAATCATATCCTAGGACTATTCACGCACAAAACTGCAATCTCTTGTTTGTTACAAAGTTGCTTTAATATACCTGAATATTTTGGTCATTGTCTCCGAATTGAACTTTGACTCGTGCGCATCCAAGGGCTTCATCCATCACAAACGTGTTACTTGCATGATGCACACATTCTCTGCAACCTGCAAAATGTTTATACTCAGGAACtgaaaaataaaatactaccaacaCACATTTTTTTTATACATTCAAACTTAAGATGTTGCAATTCTAAAGAAGAATCTAATATCATTGAATTAACTGAATAGAAATGTTTGTCGACGTGAATAACCTATGCAAGCATTCTCATCGACAAATAATGCTTGGGGTCTGAATGGCCCTTTCCAGGAGCTGAAACCCATGACATTGTTGTTTCTTCCAGACCGCATTCTCAATTGACCGATGGAAACATCATACTCCTTCCTGAGATCCTCTCGCATAAGGATCTTATAAGCCTCATTCAGCAATAGAGTATACTCATGGCCCTAAAAAGAAAACTAtcagaaaaatttttgaactagACATATACCAAATTGAAGGGAAGCGAAGTAAGTATATGACCTTTTGGCCAGCAATATCAGGGTGATACTTCTTCTGCAACTTCCTATAAGCCTCTTTGATTTCTCTGGCATCTGAATCAACAGAAACTCCCAGCAACTCATAGTAATTCTTGTCTGTTCTTACACTTCCTGCCCTTGTGGTACGGCATCTTATCACAGGGCATCTCTGCCTCCATCTCAAAATCAAAGACATGAAACTAACACTATAGCAGTACATGTGCCATCTCAATACTAGAAAAACCATTAAAATTATGCAATTCAAGCAGAGTATGGGATTAAATTAAGAGTATGAGATTAATTAAGTACCTGGTGTTTGGATTGAAGCAACCATGAATATGGGAAGCTTTGGTCACAGAAAATGGATAAGCTGGAGCCGTGGAGAGTGACATATTTTTCAGTCCACTGCCTCTGGTTTTTTCTTTAGTGCCCAAATGTAGCAGCTGGGCTTAACATTAGATTTAGATATTCCTGGAACTCAGAGAGATATTTTTCTCAGTTCATCGACCAATCACAGCATTCCAAGTCAGCAATTCAAAGTGCAACCCAAGGATCCCACATGTGCACCCAGTCAGAAGATAGAAACGACGCCGTTGACAAATGGAAAGAGAAACGGCACCGTATCGCAGACAGAATGATTCGTTTCAAAATTCTCAGATTCGAGAGCCACCATTTTCAGCCTTTTGGAAGCCTTCATTCATAGGAGGGAGGGATGACACTTGACAGAAACTATTTTAACAGCACAAAATGGCCTACGCGGGAAAAT
The Hevea brasiliensis isolate MT/VB/25A 57/8 chromosome 18, ASM3005281v1, whole genome shotgun sequence genome window above contains:
- the LOC110641907 gene encoding sirohydrochlorin ferrochelatase, chloroplastic, translated to MSFVQINGANFRVHFQAVSPKMLLKALLLPSQNTLTSCPVGETGANSIWAPPKFSTSRGGLCKTKHSSKSLCLRTGNGAITKKAHGIGEEDGVIIVDHGSRRKESNLMLNEFVAMFREKTGYPIVEPAHMELAEPSIRDAFGLCVHQGANRVIVSPFFLFPGRHWHQDIPSLTAEAAKEHPGVSYIITAPLGLHELLVDVVNDRIKHCLNQVAGDADECAACAGTGKCKLY
- the LOC110641904 gene encoding chaperone protein dnaJ C76, chloroplastic-like isoform X2; this encodes MSLSTAPAYPFSVTKASHIHGCFNPNTRWRQRCPVIRCRTTRAGSVRTDKNYYELLGVSVDSDAREIKEAYRKLQKKYHPDIAGQKGHEYTLLLNEAYKILMREDLRKEYDVSIGQLRMRSGRNNNVMGFSSWKGPFRPQALFVDENACIGCRECVHHASNTFVMDEALGCARVKVQFGDNDQNIQVSVDSCPVNCIHWVDKEELAVLEFLIQPKLKEGYGVFGQGWERPSNVFAAAKSFNKQLKRQTRNFRSNVQATVEEETPAQAEARVTATMKIKMEKFSTIWNLVKKFGSEMWNRM
- the LOC110641904 gene encoding chaperone protein dnaJ C76, chloroplastic-like isoform X1 — encoded protein: MSLSTAPAYPFSVTKASHIHGCFNPNTSVSFMSLILRWRQRCPVIRCRTTRAGSVRTDKNYYELLGVSVDSDAREIKEAYRKLQKKYHPDIAGQKGHEYTLLLNEAYKILMREDLRKEYDVSIGQLRMRSGRNNNVMGFSSWKGPFRPQALFVDENACIGCRECVHHASNTFVMDEALGCARVKVQFGDNDQNIQVSVDSCPVNCIHWVDKEELAVLEFLIQPKLKEGYGVFGQGWERPSNVFAAAKSFNKQLKRQTRNFRSNVQATVEEETPAQAEARVTATMKIKMEKFSTIWNLVKKFGSEMWNRM